One window from the genome of Crassostrea angulata isolate pt1a10 chromosome 2, ASM2561291v2, whole genome shotgun sequence encodes:
- the LOC128170466 gene encoding uncharacterized protein LOC128170466, with amino-acid sequence MLQEWTLLKAIIYERYQSRITLTWPTVHTQLANHGVQNVLRLLDLILCFPPTSVANECTFSAMKLCKGKRRGRMKTTTLNDLLTIQLQSKSIQEFDPDKAIKLWMKTPTGQQRRLNYTRRTPVAASLNTHYAEPIDVEVLDSNEGVEEEPQVSVSDIPEVENEVEMEVEGETVTESDTESDSDSDRDNELTELEVERELERI; translated from the exons ATGCTTCAGGAATGGACCCTATTGAAGGCAATTATTTATGAAAG GTACCAGAGCAGGATTACTTTGACCTGGCCTACCGTTCATACCCAGTTAGCTAATCATGGTGTTCAGAACGTGTTAAGGCTTTTGGACTTGATTCTTTGTTTTCCTCCAACATCAGTTGCCAATGAGTGTACCTTTTCAGCAATGAAACTCTGCAAGGGCAAGCGAAGAGGAAGGATGAAGACAACCACACTGAATGACTTGCTGACCATTCAGCTTCAGTCCAAATCAATCCAGGAATTTGATCCTGACAAAGCAATTAAACTCTGGATG AAAACTCCAACTGGGCAACAAAGGCGTCTGAACTATACAAGAAGAACTCCTGTGGCAGCTTCTTTGAATACACATTATGCAGAACCTATTGATGTTGAGGTATTGGATTCAAATGAGGGGGTGGAGGAGGAACCACAAGTGTCTGTCTCTGATATCCCGGAGGTGGAAAATGAG GTTGAAATGGAAGTCGAAGGAGAGACTGTCACTGAGAGTGACACAGAATCAGATTCTGATAGTGATCGTGATAATGAACTAACAGAGCTTGAAGTTGAAAGAGAACTAGAGAGAATATAA